From Nicotiana tabacum cultivar K326 chromosome 22, ASM71507v2, whole genome shotgun sequence, one genomic window encodes:
- the LOC107784494 gene encoding sm-like protein LSM7, whose product MSGRKETVLDLAKFVDKGVQVKLTGGRQVEGTLKGYDQLLNLVLDEAKEYLRDADDPLKTTEQTRALGLIVCRGTAVMLVAPTDGTDEISNPFVQPDGA is encoded by the exons ATG tctggcagaaaagaaactgtTTTAGATTTGGCAAAATTTGTCGACAAGGGTGTGCAGGTCAAGCTTACAGGTGGAAGACAAG TGGAAGGAACACTTAAAGGCTATGATCAGCTGCTAAATCTTGTCTTGGATGAAGCCAAGGAGTACCTTAGAG ATGCTGATGATCCCCTGAAGACTACCGAGCAGACACGAGCTCTTGGCTTAATA GTCTGCAGGGGTACAGCAGTAATGCTAGTGGCTCCAACTGATGGTACAGATGAGATATCCAATCCATTTGTCCAGCCAGATGGGGCATAG